From a single Pelodiscus sinensis isolate JC-2024 chromosome 4, ASM4963464v1, whole genome shotgun sequence genomic region:
- the TMED8 gene encoding protein TMED8 isoform X2: MYWPLFWGTDNEDSAQKTEYESQSVASSESMASQCRPQSGSLVNVHAAENSIKDGTSEDQEVAGQGEKLANQIQPPREEAVVRMIKYHTPQGSGDIVMIQSEHTGAVDILSAELETSDLLGEQRKAQPPLASPSTWTTCKIREFKAKMGKEKNAQLVVKRGEVVTVRVPTHPDGKRVCWEFATDDYDIGFGVYFDWTPVTSTAITVQVSESSDEDDEEEEDAIEGLTPVGDVERGTKSSPRNRYGEIMPVYRRDSHRDVQAGSHDYPGEGIYLLKFDNSYSLLRNKTLFFHVYYTS; encoded by the exons ACAATGAAGATTCAGCCCAAAAAACAGAATATGAGTCCCAGTCAGTTGCCTCATCAGAGTCCATGGCCTCACAGTGCAG GCCGCAGAGTGGATCCCTTGTGAATGTGCATGCCGCAGAGAATTCTATAAAAGATGGTACGTCAGAGGACCAGGAAGTGGCCGGACAAGGAGAGAAGCTGGCTAaccagatccagcccccgagaGAG GAAGCCGTAGTGAGGATGATCAAGTACCATACCCCACAAGGATCAGGGGATATAGTCATGATACAGTCAGAACACACAGGTGCAGTGGATATCCTTTCAGCAGAGCTGGAGACTTCAGACCTCCTTGGTGAGCAGAGAAAAG CTCAGCCTCCTCTGGCTTCACCATCCACATGGACCACTTGCAAGATAAGGGAATTCAAAGCCaaaatgggaaaggagaagaaTGCCCAGCTGGTGGTAAAAAGGGGTGAAGTGGTGACAGTCCGGGTGCCAACACACCCAGATGGGAAGCGTGTCTGCTGGGAGTTTGCTACAGATGATTATGACATTGGCTTTGGGGTCTATTTTGACTGGACTCCTGTCACCAGTACTGCCATTACTGTGCAGGTCAGTGAATCAAGCGATGAAGATGATGAAGAGGAAGAAGATGCGATTGAAG GACTCACCCCTGTTGGAGATGTGGAGAGGGGCACTAAAAGCTCTCCGCGAAACCGTTATGGTGAGATCATGCCTGTGTACCGAAGGGACAGCCACCGGGatgtgcaggcagggagccatgACTACCCAGGCGAGGGCATCTACCTGCTCAAATTTGACAACTCCTATTCCCTCCTACGCAACAAAACTCTCTTCTTTCATGTGTATTATACCAGCTGA
- the TMED8 gene encoding protein TMED8 isoform X3: MASQCRPQSGSLVNVHAAENSIKDGTSEDQEVAGQGEKLANQIQPPREEAVVRMIKYHTPQGSGDIVMIQSEHTGAVDILSAELETSDLLGEQRKAQPPLASPSTWTTCKIREFKAKMGKEKNAQLVVKRGEVVTVRVPTHPDGKRVCWEFATDDYDIGFGVYFDWTPVTSTAITVQVSESSDEDDEEEEDAIEGLTPVGDVERGTKSSPRNRYGEIMPVYRRDSHRDVQAGSHDYPGEGIYLLKFDNSYSLLRNKTLFFHVYYTS, encoded by the exons ATGGCCTCACAGTGCAG GCCGCAGAGTGGATCCCTTGTGAATGTGCATGCCGCAGAGAATTCTATAAAAGATGGTACGTCAGAGGACCAGGAAGTGGCCGGACAAGGAGAGAAGCTGGCTAaccagatccagcccccgagaGAG GAAGCCGTAGTGAGGATGATCAAGTACCATACCCCACAAGGATCAGGGGATATAGTCATGATACAGTCAGAACACACAGGTGCAGTGGATATCCTTTCAGCAGAGCTGGAGACTTCAGACCTCCTTGGTGAGCAGAGAAAAG CTCAGCCTCCTCTGGCTTCACCATCCACATGGACCACTTGCAAGATAAGGGAATTCAAAGCCaaaatgggaaaggagaagaaTGCCCAGCTGGTGGTAAAAAGGGGTGAAGTGGTGACAGTCCGGGTGCCAACACACCCAGATGGGAAGCGTGTCTGCTGGGAGTTTGCTACAGATGATTATGACATTGGCTTTGGGGTCTATTTTGACTGGACTCCTGTCACCAGTACTGCCATTACTGTGCAGGTCAGTGAATCAAGCGATGAAGATGATGAAGAGGAAGAAGATGCGATTGAAG GACTCACCCCTGTTGGAGATGTGGAGAGGGGCACTAAAAGCTCTCCGCGAAACCGTTATGGTGAGATCATGCCTGTGTACCGAAGGGACAGCCACCGGGatgtgcaggcagggagccatgACTACCCAGGCGAGGGCATCTACCTGCTCAAATTTGACAACTCCTATTCCCTCCTACGCAACAAAACTCTCTTCTTTCATGTGTATTATACCAGCTGA